One genomic segment of Paenibacillus durus includes these proteins:
- a CDS encoding contractile injection system protein, VgrG/Pvc8 family — translation MNVSPTALLTYQHLNFIWPYGDVRLNQVKMTHELGEHARLWITGRIQPNQEDAIVARASSMDEIELWYTDTGGQHPLFMGQLYSVDIVHLHQEIQVTIQVISHSFKLDTELNNRSFQQVNQQYVDIIDAVLSDYSGSDKLDEAFGNRPTNQFIMQYQETDWSFLQRLASHAGARLLPNITAHQIQIWIGIPEARRQIALEDVPFRMRRRIAPYLNHAANGRTNTSASDYTGYTFEMQEILQPGDEVKRSGLTYVITKRTGTMTSGVMTWSYECALPQGVTVAKTYNQTIIGAAIEGKILEVSRNQVRLHLDMDDQQDPTDAQWFPYSAEGNQVWYLMPEKGAQVKLYFPTADEDDAMVIQSVRTKPSGAALPPPASDTIQGAAAETPAERHHRKMADPGVKSFANPQGKEVALGNSELNISAQEGSLYISMNTDHGVTLQSTQNMQIQATGSLSLSAGSILLKGTDGLHLNTTTDALDLEEGVNNLSSEILLQASVHQSYPEPLLSDFEKQVAEKGIQAVMASIVVGNVGQTLKGEWDASVDFVKGVWNSAVDAADIGVMIMTPLVMPGNVTGKGFLERNETVEGIKQGIEKGVEKGARYVEIIKNAPDVKQGFINVGNEAKNDANYVWDSVTEPFAKKWDNFIPNPLTDTKQESYDAGYDSVKAVERAVDIITVAKGGAKLARNLGKLGKEEASLSKGHKDVEEQSGGKSGPAALLGDTAKADSALAKAGDGKLKTNAIRIPNSPTSLEGFLQSIAQKMNLGFGSLTPATAGGRWSFHDHGPEPHTNSKGSGGNLSPERQRQKNALESGEYTGRSAEGTGKAEPSKVVNALDNFQSKKFIFGNQNFLLDKRGMKHILERHHPEYWDGSIKTKQTFLNKDMSIDEVANAIESIMMQNRDTLLKNGTTFSYQIKGTYNGVEYVVGFNKGRVGQFYPE, via the coding sequence ATGAACGTATCACCAACAGCTCTCTTAACCTATCAACATCTCAACTTCATCTGGCCCTACGGCGACGTGCGCTTAAATCAGGTTAAAATGACCCACGAGCTTGGAGAACACGCCAGATTGTGGATTACAGGCCGTATTCAGCCCAATCAGGAAGATGCGATAGTAGCCAGGGCGAGCAGTATGGATGAAATCGAACTCTGGTATACAGACACAGGCGGTCAGCATCCCTTATTCATGGGGCAGTTGTACAGTGTAGATATCGTGCATCTTCATCAGGAAATACAAGTCACGATCCAGGTTATCTCCCACAGCTTCAAGCTGGATACCGAACTCAATAACCGTTCCTTCCAGCAAGTGAACCAACAATACGTTGATATCATTGACGCGGTGCTGTCCGATTATTCCGGCTCCGATAAGTTGGATGAAGCGTTCGGGAATCGACCGACGAACCAATTCATCATGCAGTATCAGGAAACGGATTGGAGCTTTTTACAGCGTCTGGCTTCCCATGCTGGAGCCAGGCTTCTGCCCAATATCACCGCTCACCAGATTCAAATCTGGATCGGAATTCCGGAAGCCAGGCGCCAGATCGCTTTAGAGGATGTGCCGTTTCGAATGCGGCGGCGGATTGCACCCTATTTAAACCATGCGGCTAACGGGAGGACGAATACCTCGGCCAGTGACTATACAGGGTACACCTTCGAAATGCAGGAAATCTTGCAGCCGGGAGATGAAGTCAAGCGGTCTGGCCTCACCTACGTCATTACCAAACGGACCGGCACAATGACAAGCGGCGTAATGACCTGGTCGTATGAATGCGCCTTGCCTCAAGGCGTGACCGTTGCCAAAACTTATAATCAGACCATCATTGGTGCAGCGATTGAAGGCAAAATACTGGAAGTGAGCCGGAATCAGGTTCGGCTGCATTTGGATATGGACGACCAGCAGGACCCCACAGATGCCCAGTGGTTCCCCTACTCCGCTGAAGGCAATCAGGTCTGGTATCTTATGCCTGAAAAAGGCGCGCAGGTGAAGCTGTATTTTCCCACTGCGGACGAAGACGATGCCATGGTTATTCAATCGGTGCGTACGAAACCATCTGGTGCTGCTCTCCCTCCCCCTGCATCCGACACGATTCAGGGAGCCGCAGCGGAAACGCCTGCCGAACGGCACCATCGTAAAATGGCCGATCCCGGGGTCAAATCCTTCGCTAATCCGCAGGGTAAAGAAGTGGCCTTAGGGAACTCGGAGCTGAACATAAGCGCTCAGGAAGGCTCATTGTACATATCCATGAATACCGATCACGGCGTGACTCTTCAAAGTACACAGAATATGCAGATTCAAGCGACAGGCAGCCTGAGTCTCTCTGCCGGAAGCATCCTGCTCAAGGGGACCGATGGTCTGCACCTGAATACAACAACCGACGCGCTGGACCTTGAAGAAGGCGTGAACAACCTTAGCTCGGAGATTTTGCTTCAAGCCTCGGTGCACCAGTCCTATCCGGAGCCGCTCTTATCTGATTTTGAGAAGCAGGTGGCTGAAAAGGGAATCCAAGCGGTTATGGCAAGTATTGTTGTTGGTAATGTAGGTCAAACGCTGAAGGGAGAATGGGATGCATCTGTCGATTTTGTAAAAGGAGTCTGGAACTCGGCTGTCGATGCAGCAGACATCGGGGTCATGATCATGACTCCTTTGGTCATGCCTGGTAACGTCACGGGCAAAGGTTTTCTGGAACGCAACGAGACAGTAGAAGGGATTAAGCAGGGTATTGAGAAAGGCGTTGAGAAAGGTGCTCGGTATGTCGAAATCATTAAGAACGCACCTGACGTAAAACAAGGATTTATCAACGTTGGAAATGAAGCTAAAAATGACGCTAATTATGTATGGGATAGCGTGACAGAGCCTTTCGCAAAAAAATGGGATAACTTCATCCCCAACCCGTTGACCGATACCAAACAGGAAAGTTACGATGCGGGATATGACAGTGTAAAAGCTGTAGAACGTGCAGTAGATATAATTACGGTTGCTAAGGGAGGAGCTAAACTCGCTAGGAATCTAGGAAAGCTAGGCAAAGAAGAAGCCTCTCTGTCTAAAGGACACAAGGATGTGGAGGAACAAAGCGGCGGAAAAAGCGGCCCCGCTGCATTACTCGGGGACACAGCGAAAGCGGACTCCGCTCTAGCCAAGGCCGGAGATGGAAAATTAAAAACCAATGCCATCCGCATCCCGAACAGTCCCACATCCCTGGAAGGCTTCCTACAAAGCATAGCCCAAAAGATGAACCTGGGGTTTGGCTCCCTTACTCCTGCAACAGCTGGAGGACGCTGGAGTTTCCATGATCATGGCCCCGAGCCTCATACGAATTCCAAAGGTTCGGGTGGAAATCTCTCGCCGGAAAGACAAAGGCAAAAAAATGCGTTAGAATCAGGGGAGTATACGGGGAGAAGTGCTGAGGGGACAGGTAAAGCTGAACCTAGTAAAGTGGTGAATGCTCTCGACAATTTCCAAAGCAAAAAATTCATATTTGGAAATCAAAACTTCCTATTAGACAAACGGGGAATGAAGCACATTCTTGAAAGGCATCATCCTGAATATTGGGATGGCTCAATAAAAACAAAACAGACCTTCCTAAATAAAGATATGTCAATTGATGAAGTAGCAAATGCTATAGAATCTATTATGATGCAAAATCGGGACACCTTATTGAAAAATGGTACAACCTTTAGTTATCAAATAAAGGGAACATATAATGGTGTAGAATATGTGGTTGGTTTTAACAAAGGACGAGTCGGTCAATTTTATCCTGAATAG
- a CDS encoding DUF4280 domain-containing protein, whose protein sequence is MLLPILLRALVLGVLGEEYSYVVRGATLQCSQGTYPGVLNAMYSHGIYIKDKPVLNVADAIPGAHISKEYAFGLCERKYGLPCKPEIAFGTKWTHGKENVLIEGEHALLSKSTLICSCPGGGGIISILDDGQNS, encoded by the coding sequence ATGCTGCTGCCCATACTGCTGCGCGCATTAGTGCTTGGTGTACTTGGCGAAGAATATTCCTACGTGGTGAGAGGAGCCACTTTACAATGCAGTCAAGGTACATACCCAGGGGTGCTGAATGCCATGTACAGCCATGGAATTTACATCAAGGATAAACCAGTCTTAAACGTTGCCGATGCCATACCCGGAGCGCATATCAGTAAGGAATACGCCTTTGGCTTATGTGAGCGGAAGTATGGTCTTCCCTGTAAACCCGAAATTGCTTTTGGGACCAAATGGACTCACGGCAAAGAAAATGTGCTGATCGAGGGGGAACACGCCTTACTCAGCAAGTCCACATTAATATGTTCTTGTCCAGGAGGCGGCGGCATCATCTCGATTCTGGATGACGGACAAAATAGTTAG
- a CDS encoding imm11 family protein has translation MRHYYVLLDDSRISCSIEPVNIDLLKTPFVRMVPAQVLDVHAAADAEYTDWQPFSASQPLLSDPMKRILELYNTQARFKQLYIVNREQSRQELYWIPHVPDLDVISEHTEFYPHNQTLKHLVLDSQKVRGHHFFRLSNVREPYFIVSLEAAESLLRRSLSGFQLQKVELS, from the coding sequence ATGCGCCATTATTATGTACTGCTCGATGACAGCCGTATTTCCTGTAGCATTGAACCTGTGAATATCGACCTTTTAAAAACACCATTTGTTCGCATGGTCCCGGCTCAGGTTTTGGATGTTCATGCGGCGGCGGATGCAGAGTATACGGATTGGCAGCCTTTTTCAGCATCACAACCACTGCTTTCCGATCCCATGAAACGGATTTTAGAACTATACAATACACAGGCACGTTTTAAACAGTTGTATATCGTGAACCGGGAACAAAGCCGTCAGGAGCTATATTGGATTCCACATGTCCCTGATCTAGACGTGATTTCGGAGCATACCGAGTTTTATCCGCATAACCAAACCCTGAAACACCTTGTGCTGGATAGCCAAAAGGTCAGAGGACACCATTTTTTCCGACTGTCCAACGTGAGGGAACCTTATTTTATTGTTAGCTTGGAGGCTGCCGAAAGCTTGCTTCGCCGTAGCTTGAGCGGCTTTCAGTTGCAAAAGGTAGAACTTTCCTAA
- a CDS encoding pentapeptide repeat-containing protein has product MDKQQALQHFYEHHYLPLLEIQMETLEAEFHHGKAQFISNFTASFQKLCSHILRMQQQGEKEPIAYIHYSFLRTQILEQSCLYMVEAYSGKWYEDQADCRLSYDASWVYTHFTTMLEALEQERKKYMGVLSPADIERLMLESTPFFHQFVSSIMRLAITEAVQTPEYQAIHKAGRLLIRTGEFRDISENLYVEDQKNANTDAVREQLTQAGKEESYIYENIKNLSLPHLHLIEKDLRYNDFSYSDLRGSQFHACVLIGSRWQQTNVEGGSFQGCLLSDADFRYSDLKGANFRGASGQAYRDHGLRVPGLCGLRFEHANLDEADFTDIHSFEHAYFEGASMHGTKIPLKYQQQWKLSDIQRQSIVWTE; this is encoded by the coding sequence ATGGATAAACAACAGGCGCTTCAACATTTTTACGAACACCATTACCTGCCCTTGCTGGAAATACAGATGGAGACATTGGAGGCGGAGTTTCACCATGGCAAGGCTCAATTTATTTCGAATTTTACGGCATCCTTTCAAAAGCTATGCTCTCATATTCTGAGGATGCAACAGCAAGGGGAAAAAGAACCCATTGCCTATATACACTATTCTTTTTTGCGAACTCAGATTCTGGAACAATCCTGCTTGTACATGGTTGAGGCTTATTCTGGCAAATGGTATGAAGATCAAGCCGACTGTCGATTATCCTATGATGCCTCCTGGGTTTATACCCATTTTACTACCATGCTGGAAGCATTGGAGCAAGAACGAAAAAAATATATGGGGGTACTCAGCCCTGCGGACATCGAACGACTGATGCTGGAATCCACACCTTTCTTTCACCAATTTGTGAGTTCCATCATGCGCCTGGCGATTACAGAAGCTGTTCAAACCCCTGAGTATCAAGCCATTCATAAGGCTGGGCGTTTGCTAATACGGACGGGTGAGTTTAGGGATATCAGCGAAAATTTGTATGTCGAGGATCAAAAAAATGCTAATACGGATGCGGTGAGAGAACAACTGACGCAAGCGGGTAAAGAAGAGTCATATATATACGAAAATATAAAGAATCTCTCTCTCCCCCATCTGCACCTTATAGAAAAAGACCTCCGTTACAACGATTTTAGCTACAGTGATTTGCGGGGAAGCCAGTTTCATGCCTGTGTATTGATCGGAAGCCGCTGGCAACAAACAAATGTAGAAGGGGGTAGCTTTCAGGGTTGTCTACTGAGCGATGCTGATTTTCGGTATAGCGATCTAAAGGGGGCCAATTTCAGAGGGGCCAGCGGACAAGCATATCGGGATCATGGACTCCGGGTGCCGGGGCTGTGTGGGCTACGTTTTGAACACGCAAATCTGGATGAGGCTGATTTTACGGATATACATTCCTTTGAACATGCCTATTTTGAGGGAGCTTCGATGCATGGGACCAAAATCCCTTTAAAGTACCAACAGCAATGGAAGCTCAGTGATATACAGCGTCAGTCCATCGTGTGGACGGAGTAA
- a CDS encoding contractile injection system protein, VgrG/Pvc8 family has product MKDTITYGHIEIMPYEFTHLQELKIVKTVNDHARMVCTGIISDERRESYIRASDEETQVKAFVMDNSGNRHPLFRGIVLDVEENVVHGVHYLTFEAISHTYELDIKRHKRSFQNPKLTYNGLIESILSAYPKAEALDVATHNTPIGTFIMQYDETDWQFLKRIASHFYSPLIPAVGYGVPKFYVGLPTGLSKGEITAAQYKVSKRIADFQTASDNHIPGVRDEDFIQYEVKTETLLEPGYEVTFKGHHLLVAEVLTEMKDSILAHTCKLSPRSGLRPIKEYNRSIIGASIQGKVLSVHRDKIRAKLDMDDQQDPNTDYWFPYSTIYASADNTGWYCMPEENDSIRIYFPSYKEEEGYAISSVKREPQHSSGKSSATSGHGTATSTHSIASASSDGSNSSSSLPAAAPEPDRDRMADPAIKTLRTKYGKEIMLAPDKIVISASDMSITISDQSGIDIVSGKNINISATSQLSMSSGTLQLSAGKIELSGNGNSITLDKTTTFSGTEIKMN; this is encoded by the coding sequence ATGAAAGATACCATAACTTACGGTCATATCGAAATCATGCCCTATGAATTTACTCATCTTCAAGAGCTTAAAATTGTGAAAACCGTAAACGACCACGCCCGCATGGTCTGTACCGGAATTATTTCCGATGAAAGACGCGAGAGCTACATTCGTGCTTCGGATGAAGAGACTCAGGTCAAAGCCTTTGTCATGGACAACTCCGGCAACCGCCATCCCCTCTTTCGGGGCATTGTCTTGGATGTGGAGGAGAACGTGGTCCACGGCGTTCATTACCTGACCTTTGAAGCGATATCCCATACATACGAGCTCGACATCAAGCGGCATAAACGATCTTTTCAAAATCCCAAGCTCACCTATAACGGCCTTATTGAGAGCATCTTGTCCGCCTACCCCAAAGCGGAAGCGCTGGATGTCGCGACCCATAATACACCCATAGGCACGTTTATTATGCAATACGACGAAACCGACTGGCAATTTCTAAAACGGATAGCTTCCCACTTCTATTCTCCGCTCATTCCTGCGGTAGGTTATGGAGTGCCCAAGTTTTATGTTGGCCTGCCCACGGGTCTAAGCAAGGGAGAAATCACAGCGGCCCAATATAAGGTGTCCAAACGGATCGCGGATTTCCAAACCGCCTCGGATAATCATATTCCCGGCGTGCGGGATGAGGATTTTATCCAGTATGAGGTGAAGACGGAAACTTTACTGGAGCCCGGCTATGAAGTCACCTTTAAGGGGCATCACCTGCTGGTGGCCGAAGTGTTGACGGAAATGAAGGATAGTATATTGGCGCATACGTGCAAGCTGTCCCCACGAAGCGGATTACGTCCTATTAAAGAATACAACCGCTCGATCATCGGGGCTTCCATTCAAGGCAAGGTACTCAGCGTTCACCGGGACAAAATCCGCGCCAAGCTGGACATGGACGATCAGCAGGACCCGAACACCGATTACTGGTTCCCCTACTCTACCATCTATGCGTCTGCAGATAACACCGGCTGGTACTGCATGCCAGAGGAAAACGACAGCATCCGCATCTATTTCCCCAGCTATAAGGAGGAAGAAGGATACGCCATCAGCTCGGTCAAAAGGGAACCGCAGCATTCGTCAGGAAAATCGTCTGCGACTTCTGGACATGGAACAGCAACCTCAACGCATTCGATTGCATCTGCTTCGTCTGACGGATCAAACTCTTCTTCGTCTCTGCCGGCAGCAGCTCCTGAGCCAGATCGAGATCGTATGGCTGATCCCGCCATTAAGACGCTGCGGACCAAATATGGCAAGGAAATCATGCTGGCCCCGGATAAAATCGTGATTTCCGCTAGTGATATGTCCATTACGATCAGCGACCAAAGTGGAATTGATATTGTAAGTGGAAAAAATATCAATATCAGCGCCACCTCCCAGCTCTCGATGTCATCAGGCACTCTTCAGCTGTCTGCCGGGAAAATCGAGCTTTCCGGCAATGGCAACAGCATTACGCTGGATAAAACGACAACCTTCTCCGGGACTGAGATCAAAATGAACTAA
- a CDS encoding transglutaminase-like domain-containing protein codes for MELTCESSNLDDYLEETEEVDYSHFSIKDITAELYSQSLNEIEFVKSAFEFVRDNISHSWDIQSSRITCRASEVLFFKEGICYAKSNLLCALLRCQGIPTGFCYQRLTLGDTPDTGYVIHALNAVYLRSIGKWIRLDARGNKLGVDAQFSLEEEKLAFPIRDVYDEMDYPVIYTTPNIKTTTVLLQNSDCTTMYLYGLPSDL; via the coding sequence ATGGAACTAACATGTGAATCCAGTAACCTAGATGATTATTTAGAAGAAACTGAAGAAGTTGATTATAGTCATTTCTCGATAAAAGATATAACAGCAGAATTATATAGCCAATCGTTAAATGAAATTGAATTTGTTAAATCCGCTTTTGAATTTGTTCGTGATAACATATCTCATTCGTGGGATATTCAAAGTTCACGCATTACATGCAGAGCATCTGAAGTCCTTTTCTTCAAAGAAGGAATTTGTTATGCAAAATCGAATCTATTGTGTGCTTTATTAAGGTGCCAAGGAATACCAACTGGTTTCTGTTACCAACGTCTAACTTTAGGAGATACTCCTGATACAGGTTACGTTATCCATGCGTTAAATGCCGTTTACCTCAGGTCAATTGGAAAATGGATTCGTTTAGATGCACGTGGAAATAAATTGGGGGTAGATGCTCAGTTCTCACTAGAAGAAGAGAAATTGGCTTTTCCTATACGTGATGTATACGATGAAATGGATTATCCTGTGATTTACACGACACCAAACATAAAAACAACCACCGTATTACTTCAAAATTCAGATTGTACTACGATGTATCTTTATGGTTTGCCTTCAGATTTGTAG
- a CDS encoding NUDIX hydrolase translates to MIKDWHFRDETSVCLFRTVGVLLRNNKILVQCDDGIYALPGGHVKIGETSEETLIREYKEETGAKIICNRLLWVEETFWAWGNKDAHGIVFYYLISLENNADIPDDYFISQKDNCNIMLKWVSIEEMKQLQIYPTFIKEKIDNIPDGIERIISFE, encoded by the coding sequence ATGATAAAAGATTGGCACTTTAGAGACGAAACTTCCGTATGTCTTTTCAGAACAGTTGGTGTATTATTACGAAATAACAAAATTCTTGTTCAATGCGATGATGGTATATATGCCTTACCTGGAGGGCATGTAAAAATTGGTGAAACGTCAGAAGAAACACTTATAAGAGAATACAAAGAGGAAACAGGGGCAAAAATTATATGTAACCGCCTTCTTTGGGTGGAAGAAACATTTTGGGCATGGGGCAATAAAGATGCTCATGGAATCGTTTTCTATTATCTAATTTCATTAGAAAACAACGCCGATATACCTGATGACTATTTTATATCGCAAAAAGACAACTGCAATATTATGCTAAAATGGGTTTCGATAGAGGAAATGAAACAGCTACAAATTTATCCAACTTTCATCAAAGAAAAAATCGATAATATTCCAGATGGCATAGAACGCATTATTAGTTTTGAATAG
- a CDS encoding transposase: MKTKYNDFWLTKNNKAANAYMDEVAKESNFTGHHKGYTILPHKIHRCYGLSQYEKLILVDIVAYMSDQSQCYPTIEMIARNVGCSSKSVERLRKASHNTCSTRKAGEILELVKQDGETKRNFQEYRDFLIVNMVKDMRRSRELIKQIEEQLRKVLEQTDYKLESMDGISTVTAGELVAEIGDIRRFSNADKLARFAGIAPVRFSSGGKGKDQASGQGNRVLNGIFHNLAVQQIQVAKGKNKGQRNPLFYEFYQRKLAEGKTKKHALICVMRRLVNIIYSMMKNKTEYRAAAILTERQAS, encoded by the coding sequence ATGAAAACGAAGTACAACGACTTCTGGTTGACTAAGAATAACAAAGCCGCTAATGCGTACATGGACGAAGTTGCCAAGGAAAGCAACTTTACAGGACATCACAAAGGATATACAATTCTGCCGCATAAAATCCATCGCTGTTACGGCTTAAGCCAATACGAAAAGTTGATTCTCGTCGATATTGTCGCGTATATGAGCGACCAGAGCCAGTGCTACCCCACCATTGAGATGATTGCCCGAAATGTTGGATGCAGTTCCAAATCAGTAGAACGTCTACGCAAAGCGAGTCATAACACCTGCTCAACCCGAAAGGCAGGAGAAATACTGGAATTGGTGAAGCAGGATGGCGAGACAAAGAGGAACTTCCAAGAATACAGGGATTTCCTCATCGTCAACATGGTTAAGGATATGCGGAGAAGTCGGGAACTCATCAAGCAAATCGAGGAACAGCTTCGGAAGGTATTGGAACAGACTGATTACAAGCTAGAGTCGATGGATGGAATTAGCACCGTTACAGCGGGAGAACTGGTCGCTGAAATCGGAGATATTCGTCGATTCTCCAATGCCGACAAGTTAGCCCGTTTTGCAGGAATCGCCCCTGTCCGGTTTAGTTCGGGCGGCAAGGGCAAAGACCAAGCAAGCGGTCAAGGAAACCGAGTGCTGAACGGCATTTTCCATAACCTAGCCGTACAGCAAATCCAAGTTGCAAAAGGAAAGAACAAGGGACAGCGTAATCCCTTGTTCTACGAGTTCTACCAACGGAAGCTAGCAGAAGGCAAGACAAAGAAGCATGCCCTCATATGCGTCATGAGAAGGCTTGTAAACATCATCTACAGCATGATGAAGAACAAGACAGAGTATCGGGCGGCGGCAATTCTAACAGAGCGTCAAGCAAGCTGA
- a CDS encoding deaminase domain-containing protein yields MAQQAKPEAEAPKSWWERYLQETGRSAIINGQVAIEQADILRDMFKESGDSLIQLGKGVYYAAAERNQKKFDSVDAFLDYLSLGIPKGMYLSYVERANKAFDSPNDTANWLTLGFHGTIREAMFPEDAWSPEHWSNIINTLGIIEGGSLFFNPKSLWKDTVPEIQTAESSQALNSKPVKEAEGTGENRLPNRTIDSLYEKTQNVRGDINREIEKIRNSDEYKNLSKTQRDKLDRKLRKLSSGNVAVADVSIPGINKEFQAHSQIHSSDSVGSNVGDFSYSKVDKSLETYVDDEFPRFNDTEAKILEDIASQIKDPNVKGRIDLFTELDACQSCSNLIMEFRRKFPNIQLNVYSKNMR; encoded by the coding sequence ATGGCTCAGCAAGCGAAGCCAGAAGCAGAGGCGCCTAAGTCTTGGTGGGAACGCTATCTGCAAGAAACGGGGCGCAGTGCAATAATAAACGGGCAAGTAGCCATAGAACAAGCAGACATATTACGCGATATGTTTAAGGAATCCGGAGACAGCCTAATCCAATTAGGAAAAGGAGTTTATTATGCCGCAGCAGAAAGGAATCAAAAAAAATTCGATTCAGTTGACGCATTTTTGGATTATTTGTCGTTAGGCATCCCTAAAGGGATGTATCTAAGTTATGTGGAAAGAGCAAATAAGGCATTTGATTCACCAAATGACACAGCCAATTGGCTGACCCTCGGATTCCACGGCACCATTCGAGAAGCCATGTTTCCTGAAGATGCTTGGTCACCCGAGCATTGGTCGAATATTATTAATACATTAGGGATCATAGAGGGAGGCAGCTTATTCTTTAATCCTAAATCTCTATGGAAAGACACTGTCCCCGAAATCCAAACAGCAGAGTCATCCCAAGCTTTAAATTCGAAGCCTGTGAAAGAGGCTGAGGGGACGGGTGAAAATAGATTACCTAATCGGACAATAGATAGCTTATATGAGAAAACTCAAAATGTTAGAGGCGATATTAACAGAGAAATAGAAAAAATAAGAAATTCCGACGAATACAAAAATCTCTCAAAAACACAGAGAGATAAACTTGATAGAAAACTAAGAAAGTTAAGTAGTGGAAATGTCGCAGTGGCAGATGTAAGCATTCCTGGTATTAATAAAGAATTTCAAGCACACAGTCAGATTCATTCCTCTGATAGCGTTGGTAGTAATGTTGGAGATTTCAGTTATTCTAAAGTTGATAAGTCATTGGAAACCTATGTTGATGATGAATTTCCAAGATTTAATGACACGGAGGCAAAGATTCTTGAAGATATTGCTTCTCAAATAAAAGACCCTAATGTTAAAGGGCGAATAGATTTGTTTACAGAACTAGATGCATGTCAAAGTTGTTCAAATTTAATTATGGAATTTAGACGTAAGTTCCCAAATATTCAGTTAAATGTATATTCTAAAAATATGAGATAA